Proteins from a single region of Dysosmobacter acutus:
- a CDS encoding copper amine oxidase N-terminal domain-containing protein: protein MKRGSFAAGFLTCLLLAGVTTTAFAAGIMAERSNHRIFVDGQEVQMEAYVINGNNYVKLRDIGEQVCFNVYWDSDNGCVQVESGKPYTGTAPQQTAAAPTDGSRYVPKVGDVIRCDDGTDYTIKDVSRWDKNAFSSAPLGELPAATCDWSKLPQPEMPQAEARHFTSGGQDYLFQRNLYETRRMLYTLYNAIGENPETWQNGQPVKFPSGNDKVKINLTIPADVTPQSFWPWRSEQITELFNSCPPGTYSLEAWNVYKNGVFQYTEYSIYVS, encoded by the coding sequence ATGAAGCGAGGAAGTTTTGCAGCCGGTTTTCTTACCTGCCTGCTGTTGGCTGGAGTCACTACCACGGCCTTTGCTGCCGGGATCATGGCGGAGCGCAGCAATCACCGCATTTTTGTAGACGGGCAGGAGGTCCAGATGGAAGCCTATGTCATCAACGGCAACAACTATGTGAAGCTGCGGGACATTGGCGAACAGGTCTGTTTCAATGTTTATTGGGACAGCGACAACGGCTGTGTGCAGGTGGAAAGCGGAAAGCCCTACACCGGAACCGCACCCCAGCAGACTGCCGCAGCCCCCACAGACGGTTCTCGGTATGTTCCCAAGGTGGGTGATGTGATCCGCTGCGACGATGGTACGGACTACACTATTAAAGATGTATCCCGCTGGGATAAAAACGCTTTTTCCAGCGCACCGCTGGGAGAACTGCCTGCCGCCACCTGTGACTGGAGCAAACTGCCCCAGCCGGAAATGCCGCAGGCAGAAGCGCGCCACTTTACCAGCGGCGGGCAGGACTACCTGTTCCAGCGCAATCTCTACGAAACGCGCCGGATGCTCTATACCTTGTATAATGCCATCGGGGAAAACCCCGAAACATGGCAGAACGGCCAGCCGGTGAAATTCCCCAGCGGGAATGATAAGGTGAAGATCAACCTGACCATTCCCGCAGATGTCACACCGCAGAGCTTTTGGCCGTGGCGCTCGGAGCAGATCACAGAGCTATTCAATTCCTGCCCTCCGGGGACTTACTCTCTGGAGGCATGGAATGTCTACAAAAACGGCGTGTTTCAATACACTGAGTACAGCATCTATGTGAGCTGA
- a CDS encoding class D sortase, translating into MKKYLTTLLAACCMLAAFSMPASALEYHFDGPDAGLFGRPTSDDTIYVTMDKPSNTDRSKNAAYIPPAFGSPTSYTLNAGELLTPNLVSGSATGAVSGTGGVTVLPPSTSGSTSGNTGSYTQTKYTTVTKDLYYSGGYLGTLKIPTLGLSVKVYQGTDADALRKGAGHFASTSIWEGNVAIAGHNRGVNNHFGKIHTLDIGDTIKLTTQLGTRSYEVYSVSKIGVDDTSVLNDSTENIITLVTCVKNQPDYRWCVQAKAS; encoded by the coding sequence ATGAAAAAATATCTGACCACTCTGCTGGCCGCCTGCTGTATGCTGGCGGCTTTTTCCATGCCTGCATCGGCATTGGAGTATCACTTTGACGGTCCGGACGCAGGGCTGTTCGGACGCCCCACCTCGGACGATACCATTTATGTCACGATGGATAAGCCTTCGAATACCGACCGCAGCAAAAACGCCGCCTATATCCCGCCTGCCTTCGGCTCTCCCACCTCCTACACCCTGAACGCTGGGGAACTGCTGACGCCAAACCTTGTGAGCGGTTCGGCCACGGGAGCGGTCAGCGGCACAGGCGGTGTGACCGTCCTGCCGCCCTCCACCTCCGGCAGTACCAGCGGGAACACTGGTTCCTACACGCAGACCAAGTACACAACAGTCACGAAAGACCTCTATTACAGCGGCGGCTACCTCGGTACACTGAAAATCCCTACCCTCGGCCTGTCCGTCAAGGTGTATCAGGGGACGGATGCGGACGCGCTTCGCAAGGGCGCGGGCCATTTTGCCAGCACCTCCATCTGGGAAGGCAATGTGGCGATTGCGGGCCATAATCGGGGCGTCAACAATCACTTTGGCAAAATTCACACCCTTGACATTGGCGACACCATCAAGCTGACCACCCAGCTCGGCACACGCAGCTATGAGGTGTACTCTGTCAGTAAGATCGGCGTGGACGATACCAGCGTCCTAAACGACAGCACAGAGAATATCATCACCCTTGTTACCTGCGTGAAGAATCAGCCGGATTACCGCTGGTGCGTGCAGGCAAAGGCCAGTTGA
- a CDS encoding PcfB family protein: MSTNGETADLMVREGIQITESALKLAGLGAKNLAALLIALANDNQKLAGKTNLKRLIHDGEELTIFSVKQEDLKGFQMEAKRYGVLFYPIVNKVEKTGTVEIMAKAKDAKQINRIFERMGYPAPVKEDTAAKKENARAPSESSSKERGTGARASTEPATEKADARPSVRSRLMALQAAAERDGTAPTKDTVREAIQKAMPTRE, translated from the coding sequence ATGAGTACCAACGGTGAAACCGCTGACCTGATGGTGCGTGAGGGTATCCAGATCACCGAGAGTGCCCTCAAGCTGGCAGGGCTGGGGGCGAAAAACCTTGCCGCCCTTCTGATTGCCCTTGCCAACGACAATCAGAAGCTCGCCGGTAAAACCAACCTCAAGCGCCTGATCCACGACGGCGAGGAGCTGACGATCTTTTCCGTCAAGCAGGAGGACTTGAAGGGCTTTCAGATGGAAGCCAAACGCTATGGCGTCCTGTTTTACCCCATCGTTAATAAGGTGGAAAAGACCGGGACGGTAGAAATTATGGCAAAAGCCAAGGACGCCAAACAAATCAACCGCATTTTTGAACGCATGGGCTATCCCGCCCCGGTGAAGGAGGATACTGCCGCAAAAAAAGAGAACGCCCGCGCTCCGTCCGAGAGCAGCTCCAAGGAGCGCGGGACTGGTGCGAGAGCGTCTACGGAACCGGCTACGGAGAAGGCTGACGCCCGCCCCTCCGTCCGCAGCCGTCTGATGGCGCTGCAAGCCGCGGCAGAACGGGATGGCACAGCTCCCACCAAGGACACCGTGCGGGAAGCCATTCAAAAGGCTATGCCTACGCGGGAATAA